From the Flavobacterium galactosidilyticum genome, one window contains:
- a CDS encoding glycoside hydrolase family 130 protein, with protein MRIPIIRKNIIFAPDAKRVVARYFMNGDERTQNMVARIMLLTENQVYNTLEHTLREFARRHRNISKIFYSHCEKIRGIIEAMQIDYTTLSDERKMLIGSYCTMEYSLESAAFFNPSIVEDFDQSDLEEGEKRVIISFRATGEGHISSIVFRRAILDKNNDLRVMKIGNYIDKAEIEHKTHYNKQRFQMKLREMNISEKYSNVIMQQLPQEFEYSVLQKLVHDILNDPTIKQSRKTALEQMVWLSDSFYDIQFKHDSDITERVIFPISESESRGIEDARFVRFIDDDNSERIMATYTAYDGHVILPKLISTEDFYSFRVMPLSGIGATNKNLALFPRKVKGKYAMLSRIDGVNNYLMFSDRPTQWNNPIMIQEPKYTWEFTQIGNCGSPLWTTEGWLVITHGVGAMRRYCIGASLFDLDDPSKEIGRLKQPLLSPLEGEREGYVPNVVYSCGSIIHNNSLILPYAVSDYSSTYGVVDLADLLFALKNSK; from the coding sequence ATGCGAATTCCAATAATACGAAAAAATATAATTTTCGCACCTGATGCGAAACGAGTTGTTGCAAGATATTTTATGAATGGTGATGAACGAACCCAAAATATGGTAGCTCGTATCATGCTACTCACTGAAAATCAAGTTTATAACACTTTAGAGCATACATTAAGGGAATTTGCTAGAAGACACCGTAATATTTCTAAAATATTTTATTCGCATTGTGAGAAGATAAGAGGCATTATAGAAGCAATGCAAATTGATTATACCACTTTATCTGACGAAAGAAAAATGCTTATTGGCTCTTACTGCACAATGGAATATTCTTTAGAGTCTGCAGCCTTCTTTAATCCATCGATAGTAGAAGATTTTGATCAATCAGATCTTGAGGAAGGAGAAAAAAGAGTGATTATCTCCTTTCGAGCTACAGGAGAAGGCCATATTTCCTCGATTGTTTTTAGAAGAGCAATTCTTGATAAAAACAATGACTTACGTGTTATGAAGATTGGAAATTATATCGACAAAGCAGAAATAGAACATAAAACACACTACAATAAACAAAGATTCCAAATGAAACTGAGGGAGATGAATATTAGCGAGAAATATTCAAACGTTATTATGCAACAATTGCCTCAGGAATTTGAGTACTCAGTATTACAAAAGCTCGTACATGATATTTTGAACGATCCCACCATAAAACAAAGTAGAAAAACGGCTCTAGAGCAAATGGTGTGGTTATCTGATTCCTTTTACGACATACAATTTAAGCATGACTCTGATATTACTGAACGTGTTATTTTTCCCATATCAGAATCCGAAAGCCGCGGTATTGAAGATGCTCGATTTGTAAGATTCATTGACGATGATAATTCGGAACGCATTATGGCAACGTATACCGCATATGATGGACATGTAATTCTTCCTAAACTGATTTCGACTGAAGATTTTTATTCTTTTAGAGTGATGCCTCTGTCTGGAATCGGTGCCACAAATAAAAATTTAGCTTTGTTTCCTCGAAAAGTAAAAGGTAAATATGCAATGCTTTCTAGGATTGACGGAGTCAATAATTACTTAATGTTTTCTGATAGACCAACGCAATGGAATAATCCTATAATGATACAAGAACCAAAATATACTTGGGAATTTACGCAAATAGGAAATTGCGGATCACCGCTCTGGACAACCGAAGGCTGGTTAGTGATTACCCATGGTGTTGGTGCTATGAGACGATACTGTATAGGAGCTTCATTATTTGATTTAGACGATCCTTCAAAAGAAATTGGTCGCCTTAAACAACCTTTACTCTCACCATTAGAAGGCGAACGAGAAGGATATGTACCTAATGTAGTGTATTCTTGTGGTTCAATAATACACAATAATAGTCTAATTTTACCCTATGCAGTTTCTGACTATTCCTCTACTTATGGAGTAGTTGATTTGGCAGATTTGCTATTTGCTTTAAAAAATAGCAAATAA